One genomic segment of Amycolatopsis sp. Hca4 includes these proteins:
- a CDS encoding GNAT family N-acetyltransferase yields MSDWNTRPTLAGEHVRLEPLAAGHAKGLLEAGADPGIWAWLSIRQPGDLPAAERMVAHALADPARRAFAQIDVTSGRVAGTTSYYQVVEQHRILSIGHTWIGADWQRTGLNTEAKLLLLQHAFETLGAQRVAWETDIRNLRSQRAIERLGALREGVLRAHRIRPDGSSRDTVLYSMLAPEWPAAKARLNERLVTAARLAR; encoded by the coding sequence GTGAGCGACTGGAACACGCGGCCGACCCTGGCCGGCGAGCACGTCCGCCTCGAGCCGCTGGCGGCCGGGCACGCCAAGGGCCTGCTGGAGGCCGGCGCCGACCCGGGCATCTGGGCGTGGCTGAGCATCCGGCAGCCGGGGGATCTTCCGGCGGCGGAGCGGATGGTCGCCCACGCGCTCGCCGACCCCGCCCGCCGGGCGTTCGCGCAGATCGACGTCACCTCCGGCCGGGTCGCCGGCACGACGTCGTACTACCAGGTCGTCGAGCAGCACCGGATCCTGTCGATCGGGCACACCTGGATCGGCGCGGACTGGCAGCGCACCGGGCTGAACACCGAGGCAAAGCTGCTGTTGCTCCAGCACGCGTTCGAAACCCTTGGTGCGCAACGGGTTGCGTGGGAGACCGACATCCGCAACCTCCGCTCGCAACGCGCCATCGAACGGCTCGGCGCGCTTCGCGAGGGCGTCCTGCGCGCGCACCGGATCCGGCCGGACGGCTCGTCGCGCGACACGGTCCTCTACTCGATGCTGGCCCCGGAGTGGCCCGCCGCGAAGGCCCGCCTGAACGAACGCTTAGTCACCGCCGCTCGCCTGGCTCGGTGA
- a CDS encoding MurR/RpiR family transcriptional regulator, translating into MSDTESVIGTAQSEPVSVQTAARDADSSPLVRIRSLLPGLARAEQRVAKVVLDDPASVARRSITEVALAANTSETTVTRFCKAVGVGGYPQLRIALAADTARTEARTTRNLGGEIGPEDDLAAVIGKVSFADARAVEETADQLEVATLERVIEVVANAGRVDVYGVGASAFVAADLQQKLHRIGRVCFAWSDTHIMLTSAAVLSPGDVAIGVSHTGATTDTVEALRVAREHGAITIAVTNFPRSPITEVADHVLTTAARETTFRSGATASRIAQLTVIDCLFIGVAQRHMDASVSALDATRDAVGSHRLGVRPDGRRRPRETGK; encoded by the coding sequence GTGAGTGATACCGAATCCGTAATCGGCACGGCACAGTCCGAGCCCGTATCGGTCCAGACGGCCGCACGGGACGCCGACTCCAGCCCGCTGGTGCGCATCCGGTCGCTGCTCCCCGGCCTGGCCCGCGCCGAACAGCGCGTGGCCAAGGTGGTGCTGGACGACCCCGCGTCCGTCGCGCGGCGCAGCATCACCGAGGTGGCCCTGGCCGCCAACACGAGCGAGACCACGGTGACCCGGTTCTGCAAGGCGGTGGGTGTCGGCGGCTACCCGCAGCTGCGCATCGCGCTGGCCGCGGACACCGCGCGCACCGAGGCGCGCACCACGCGCAACCTCGGCGGCGAGATCGGCCCGGAGGACGACCTGGCCGCCGTGATCGGCAAGGTCAGCTTCGCCGACGCCCGTGCCGTCGAGGAGACGGCCGACCAGCTCGAGGTCGCCACCCTCGAGCGGGTGATCGAGGTCGTCGCGAACGCCGGCCGCGTGGACGTCTACGGCGTGGGCGCCAGCGCGTTCGTCGCCGCCGACCTGCAGCAGAAGCTGCACCGCATCGGCCGCGTGTGCTTCGCGTGGTCGGACACGCACATCATGCTCACCTCGGCCGCGGTGCTGAGCCCCGGTGACGTCGCGATCGGCGTCTCGCACACCGGCGCGACCACCGACACCGTCGAGGCGCTGCGCGTGGCGCGGGAGCACGGCGCGATCACCATCGCCGTGACGAACTTCCCGCGCTCGCCGATCACCGAGGTCGCCGATCATGTTTTGACGACCGCGGCCCGGGAAACCACGTTCCGTTCAGGTGCCACGGCGAGCCGGATCGCCCAGCTCACCGTCATCGACTGCCTGTTCATCGGCGTCGCGCAGAGGCACATGGACGCGTCGGTCAGCGCGCTGGACGCGACCAGGGACGCCGTCGGATCGCACCGCTTGGGGGTCAGGCCGGACGGTCGTCGCCGTCCGCGGGAAACCGGCAAGTAA
- a CDS encoding MFS transporter has translation MTIRRSSNDRLGVLLVFAIGTFTVGTDAFVLNGLLPAIAADLHVTESVAGQLATVFALTYAVASPLIAAFTGTWDRRWVLAGGMVLFTAGMAGQALGASFAVVALARLVAAVGAAAFQSNAYVLAGALSSAERRGRALATVAAGMSVSTVLGVPIGVLAGTWFGWRAVMWGIGVVAVVVAVLIPVIPEVRVPAAGLRERLAVVVRPAVARVLLVTVLGTLAGFTVFVYLPVLVAPVASGAVLSWVLVGFGLGQLAGTTVTGRATDRLGPARVRAVSLAGTAVALLVVDLAVRSLPGALLFALFAGAFGGMLMVPQQHRLFTVAPDVPTVALGVNGSAIYVGGALGSALGGVVLAAVGASWIGPAGALAAVAALALCVNRTASPTTSLRSARTATPPARRSRSA, from the coding sequence ATGACGATTCGACGATCATCTAATGATCGGCTGGGGGTCCTGCTCGTCTTCGCGATCGGCACGTTCACCGTCGGCACCGACGCTTTCGTGCTCAACGGCCTGCTGCCCGCCATCGCCGCCGACCTGCACGTGACGGAGTCCGTCGCGGGCCAGCTCGCCACGGTCTTCGCCCTGACGTACGCGGTCGCGTCGCCGCTCATCGCCGCGTTCACCGGCACCTGGGACCGCCGGTGGGTGCTGGCGGGCGGCATGGTGCTGTTCACCGCCGGCATGGCGGGCCAGGCGCTCGGCGCGTCGTTCGCCGTGGTCGCCCTCGCCCGGCTGGTCGCGGCGGTCGGCGCGGCCGCGTTCCAGTCCAACGCCTACGTCCTCGCCGGGGCGTTGTCCTCCGCCGAGCGGCGGGGCCGGGCGCTGGCCACGGTCGCCGCCGGCATGAGCGTGTCGACGGTGCTCGGCGTGCCGATCGGGGTGCTGGCCGGGACGTGGTTCGGCTGGCGTGCGGTGATGTGGGGCATCGGGGTGGTGGCGGTCGTCGTCGCGGTGCTGATCCCGGTCATCCCCGAGGTCCGGGTGCCCGCGGCGGGGCTGCGGGAGCGGCTCGCCGTCGTCGTGCGCCCGGCCGTGGCCCGGGTCCTGCTGGTGACGGTCCTTGGCACGCTCGCCGGGTTCACCGTCTTCGTCTACCTGCCGGTGCTGGTCGCCCCGGTGGCGAGCGGGGCCGTGCTGTCGTGGGTGCTGGTCGGCTTCGGGCTCGGCCAGCTCGCCGGGACGACGGTGACCGGCCGGGCCACCGACCGCCTCGGCCCGGCGCGCGTCCGCGCGGTTTCGCTGGCCGGAACCGCGGTGGCGCTCCTCGTCGTGGACCTCGCGGTCCGGTCGCTGCCCGGCGCCCTGCTGTTCGCGCTCTTCGCCGGGGCGTTCGGGGGGATGCTGATGGTGCCGCAGCAGCACCGGCTCTTCACGGTCGCGCCGGACGTCCCGACCGTGGCGCTCGGGGTGAACGGCTCGGCGATCTACGTCGGCGGCGCGCTCGGTTCGGCGCTCGGCGGCGTCGTCCTCGCCGCCGTGGGAGCGTCGTGGATCGGCCCGGCCGGCGCGCTCGCCGCCGTCGCCGCGCTCGCGCTGTGCGTCAACCGGACAGCTTCGCCGACCACTTCTCTTCGATCCGCCCGAACCGCCACACCGCCAGCGCGACGATCCAGGTCAGCATGA
- a CDS encoding oxidoreductase encodes MPDPLKPLLDLEGVAAAAKSAQDAVFAVHRLPANLRGGAATAAEASVRAARASAGIEGANPELPADGAVADPVLAGALRVAETLESLLPTWRRAPLQALARLHVLAAADLVDDLDALGRPQSGGGRLELLAQLVTGATSVPGPVLTAVVHGELLALKPFGSADGVVARAAARLTMVATGLDPKSLSVPEVAFFRRVPRYLEAADGFAAGTPEGVRAWLLFCCEAFEAGAREAKSISDAAS; translated from the coding sequence ATGCCTGATCCGCTGAAGCCCCTCCTCGACCTGGAGGGCGTCGCGGCGGCGGCGAAGTCGGCGCAGGACGCGGTGTTCGCGGTCCACCGCCTGCCGGCCAACCTCCGCGGCGGCGCGGCGACGGCGGCGGAAGCGTCGGTCCGCGCGGCCCGCGCGTCCGCCGGCATCGAGGGCGCCAACCCGGAACTCCCGGCGGACGGCGCGGTCGCCGACCCGGTCCTCGCGGGTGCCCTGCGCGTCGCGGAGACGCTGGAGTCGCTGCTGCCGACGTGGCGCCGCGCGCCGCTGCAGGCGTTGGCGCGCCTGCACGTCCTCGCCGCGGCGGACCTCGTCGACGACCTGGACGCGCTGGGCCGTCCCCAGTCCGGCGGCGGCCGCCTGGAGCTGCTGGCCCAGCTGGTGACCGGGGCGACGTCGGTGCCCGGCCCGGTCCTGACGGCGGTCGTCCACGGGGAACTGCTGGCGCTCAAGCCGTTCGGCAGCGCGGACGGCGTCGTCGCCCGCGCGGCGGCCCGGCTGACGATGGTCGCGACCGGTCTGGACCCGAAGTCGCTGAGCGTCCCGGAGGTCGCGTTCTTCCGCCGGGTCCCGCGTTATCTCGAGGCCGCGGACGGCTTTGCGGCCGGGACGCCGGAAGGCGTGCGCGCGTGGCTGCTCTTCTGTTGCGAAGCGTTCGAAGCGGGCGCGCGCGAGGCGAAGTCCATTTCGGACGCGGCTTCCTAA
- the acs gene encoding acetate--CoA ligase: MTEQSPALDNLLTESRTFPPSDEFAGQANAKADLYAEADADREAFWAKQAERLTWDTKWTTVLDWTNAPFAKWFVGGKLNVAYNCVDRHVESGHGDQVAIHWVGEPGDTRDITYAELKTEVSKAANALTSLGVTAGDVVAIQLQMVPEAIFAMLACARIGALHSVVFGGFSPTALRARVDDAAAKLVITSDGQFRRGKAAPMKANVDEALEGAETVEKVIIVKRTGDQLEGEVPWTDGRDLWWHELVDGQSEEHTPEAFDSEHPLFILYTSGTTGKPKGILHTSGGYLTQTAYTHHNVFDHKAGEDVYWCTADIGWITGHSYIVYGPLANRVTQVVYEGTPNTPHEGRHWEIIQKYKVSIYYTAPTLIRTFMKWGAEIPEKYDLSTLRVLGSVGEPINPEAWIWYRENIGAGKAPIVDTWWQTETGAIMISPLPGVTSTKPGSAQKALPGVSAKVVDDQGAEVGHGGGGYLVLDKPWPSMLRGIWGDEERYKDTYWSRFKDQGFYFAGDGAKYDNDGDVWLLGRVDDVMNVSGHRISTTEVESALVSHPTVAEAAVVGATDPTTGQGIVAFVILRGNAVDGGEEAIQALRNHVAKEIGPIAKPRQIMVVPELPKTRSGKIMRRLLRDVAENRQVGDVTTLADSSVMDLISSGLQSGKSEE; encoded by the coding sequence ATGACCGAGCAGTCCCCCGCTCTGGACAACCTGCTCACCGAGAGCCGCACCTTCCCGCCCAGTGACGAATTCGCTGGCCAGGCCAACGCCAAGGCCGATCTCTACGCCGAGGCGGATGCCGATCGCGAAGCGTTCTGGGCGAAGCAGGCGGAGCGGCTGACGTGGGACACGAAGTGGACCACGGTACTGGACTGGACCAATGCGCCCTTCGCGAAGTGGTTCGTCGGCGGCAAGCTGAACGTCGCCTACAACTGCGTCGACCGGCACGTCGAGTCCGGCCACGGCGACCAGGTCGCGATCCACTGGGTCGGCGAGCCGGGCGACACCCGGGACATCACCTACGCCGAGCTGAAGACCGAGGTTTCCAAGGCCGCCAACGCACTCACGTCGCTGGGCGTCACCGCCGGCGACGTCGTGGCGATCCAGTTGCAGATGGTCCCCGAGGCCATCTTCGCGATGCTCGCGTGCGCGCGGATCGGCGCGCTGCACAGCGTGGTCTTCGGCGGCTTCTCCCCGACGGCGCTGCGGGCCCGCGTCGACGACGCCGCCGCGAAGCTCGTGATCACCTCCGACGGCCAGTTCCGCCGCGGCAAGGCCGCGCCGATGAAGGCCAACGTCGACGAAGCGCTCGAAGGCGCCGAGACCGTCGAGAAGGTCATCATCGTGAAGCGCACCGGCGACCAGCTCGAGGGCGAGGTGCCCTGGACCGACGGCCGCGACCTCTGGTGGCACGAGCTCGTCGACGGACAGTCCGAAGAGCACACTCCCGAAGCCTTCGACAGCGAGCACCCGCTGTTCATCCTCTACACGTCCGGCACGACCGGGAAGCCGAAGGGCATCCTGCACACTTCGGGCGGTTACCTGACGCAGACCGCGTACACGCACCACAACGTCTTCGACCACAAGGCAGGCGAAGACGTCTACTGGTGCACCGCGGACATCGGCTGGATCACCGGCCACAGCTACATCGTCTACGGCCCGCTCGCGAACCGCGTCACGCAGGTCGTCTACGAAGGCACGCCGAACACCCCGCACGAGGGGCGGCACTGGGAGATCATCCAGAAGTACAAGGTCTCCATCTACTACACGGCCCCGACACTGATCCGCACCTTCATGAAGTGGGGCGCGGAAATCCCCGAGAAGTACGACCTGTCGACGCTGCGCGTGCTGGGTTCGGTCGGCGAGCCGATCAACCCGGAAGCGTGGATCTGGTACCGCGAGAACATCGGCGCGGGCAAGGCCCCGATCGTCGATACGTGGTGGCAGACCGAGACCGGCGCGATCATGATCTCGCCGCTGCCGGGCGTCACGTCGACCAAGCCGGGCTCGGCGCAGAAGGCGCTGCCGGGCGTGTCCGCGAAGGTCGTCGACGACCAGGGCGCCGAGGTCGGGCACGGCGGTGGCGGGTACCTGGTGCTCGACAAGCCGTGGCCGTCGATGCTGCGCGGCATCTGGGGCGACGAGGAGCGCTACAAGGACACCTACTGGTCGCGGTTCAAGGACCAGGGCTTCTACTTCGCCGGCGACGGCGCGAAGTACGACAACGACGGTGACGTCTGGCTGCTCGGCCGCGTCGACGACGTGATGAACGTGTCCGGCCACCGCATCTCGACGACCGAGGTCGAGTCGGCGCTGGTCTCGCACCCGACGGTGGCCGAGGCCGCGGTCGTCGGCGCGACCGACCCGACGACCGGCCAGGGCATCGTGGCGTTCGTGATCCTGCGCGGCAACGCGGTCGACGGCGGCGAGGAGGCCATCCAGGCCCTGCGCAACCACGTCGCGAAGGAGATCGGGCCGATCGCGAAGCCGCGGCAGATCATGGTCGTGCCGGAGCTGCCGAAGACGCGTTCGGGCAAGATCATGCGCCGGCTGCTGCGGGACGTCGCGGAAAACCGGCAGGTCGGCGACGTCACCACGCTGGCCGACTCGTCGGTGATGGACCTGATCTCGTCGGGCCTGCAGTCGGGCAAGTCCGAGGAGTGA
- a CDS encoding DUF6319 family protein, with product MTVDVLTHDEETAEAPVSAPAPAASTGPASEVSADEAAVTESASPASSPEAPAAEEEAPKPKRGRPKGAATASTAKKTRTVELILTVTGTADGEWQAELKNGSKWVAKGLEIPAAAVSRAAKELHSDLSGPIDEVINQAREAQAAKVAALEAELEKAKQALAELDA from the coding sequence ATGACCGTGGATGTCCTGACGCACGACGAGGAAACGGCCGAGGCCCCGGTTTCCGCTCCGGCTCCGGCTGCTTCGACCGGCCCGGCTTCGGAGGTTTCCGCCGACGAGGCGGCCGTCACCGAGTCCGCGTCCCCGGCCTCTTCCCCGGAGGCTCCGGCCGCCGAGGAAGAAGCCCCGAAGCCGAAGCGCGGCCGCCCGAAGGGCGCGGCGACGGCGTCGACGGCGAAGAAGACCCGCACGGTCGAGCTGATCCTGACGGTCACCGGCACCGCCGACGGCGAGTGGCAGGCCGAGCTGAAGAACGGCTCGAAGTGGGTCGCGAAGGGCCTGGAGATCCCGGCCGCGGCGGTCTCGCGCGCGGCGAAGGAGCTGCACTCCGACCTGTCCGGCCCGATCGACGAGGTGATCAACCAGGCCCGCGAGGCGCAGGCGGCGAAGGTCGCCGCGCTGGAGGCCGAGCTCGAGAAGGCCAAGCAGGCCCTCGCCGAGCTGGACGCCTGA
- a CDS encoding N-acetylmuramic acid 6-phosphate etherase, with protein MMTVPVQAVHVDSPTETRNPRTQDIDLMSTAGILGAINAEDRTVPGAVAAVLPQVARAVDHAVDALRAGGRVHYVGAGTSGRLATLDAAELVPTFNVPGDWFIAHHAGGERALRHAVENAEDDSAAGAAEMAAMVQPGDFVLGLTASGRTPYVLGALLAASRQGARTGLVSGNPKAAKPAGVDVLIAVDTGPEAIAGSTRMKAGTAQKMILTSFSTATMIKLGRTYSNLMVSMRATNAKLRGRTIRILQEATGMTMADCSDALTEAGGDLKVALVHLLSGEDVKSAAKALHASGGHVRKALDLVRVRAS; from the coding sequence ATGATGACCGTCCCCGTGCAGGCGGTGCACGTCGATTCGCCGACCGAGACCCGCAATCCCCGCACCCAGGACATCGACCTGATGTCCACCGCGGGGATCCTGGGCGCGATCAACGCCGAGGACCGCACGGTCCCCGGTGCCGTGGCCGCGGTGCTGCCCCAGGTGGCGCGCGCGGTGGACCACGCGGTGGACGCCCTGCGGGCCGGGGGCCGGGTGCACTACGTCGGCGCGGGCACGTCCGGGCGGCTGGCCACCCTGGACGCGGCCGAGCTGGTGCCGACGTTCAACGTGCCGGGCGACTGGTTCATCGCGCACCACGCCGGCGGCGAGCGCGCCCTGCGGCACGCCGTCGAAAACGCGGAGGACGACTCCGCGGCGGGAGCCGCCGAGATGGCCGCGATGGTGCAACCCGGTGACTTCGTGCTCGGGCTGACGGCGTCGGGCAGGACGCCGTACGTGCTGGGCGCGTTGCTGGCCGCGTCGCGTCAGGGCGCCCGGACCGGGCTGGTGTCGGGCAACCCGAAGGCCGCCAAGCCGGCGGGCGTCGACGTGCTCATCGCCGTCGACACCGGGCCGGAGGCGATCGCCGGGTCGACCCGAATGAAGGCGGGCACGGCGCAGAAGATGATCCTCACGTCGTTCTCGACGGCGACGATGATCAAGCTGGGCCGGACCTACTCCAACCTGATGGTCAGCATGCGGGCGACGAACGCGAAGCTGCGCGGCCGGACCATCCGGATCCTGCAGGAAGCCACCGGCATGACGATGGCGGACTGCTCGGACGCGCTCACCGAGGCCGGGGGCGACCTCAAGGTGGCGCTGGTGCACTTGCTGTCCGGTGAGGACGTCAAGAGCGCCGCGAAGGCTCTGCACGCGTCGGGCGGGCACGTGCGGAAGGCGCTGGACCTCGTGCGGGTGCGCGCGAGCTAG
- a CDS encoding helix-turn-helix transcriptional regulator: MARTLPQPAREAIEIVTVLQALADPVRLEVLRQLAKESEPRSCSLEEYDVDITAATLSHHWRVLREAGLTTTFVEGRRRWVELRREDIQARFPGLLDAVLA; encoded by the coding sequence GTGGCCCGGACCCTGCCGCAGCCGGCGCGCGAAGCGATCGAGATCGTGACTGTGCTGCAGGCGCTCGCCGACCCCGTGCGTCTGGAAGTCCTCCGTCAACTCGCGAAGGAGAGCGAGCCGCGGAGCTGCTCGCTCGAGGAGTACGACGTCGACATCACCGCCGCGACGCTGTCGCACCACTGGCGCGTGCTGCGCGAAGCCGGTCTGACGACGACGTTCGTCGAGGGGCGGCGGCGCTGGGTCGAGCTACGCCGCGAAGACATCCAGGCGCGGTTCCCCGGGCTGCTGGACGCCGTGCTCGCTTAG
- a CDS encoding phosphoribosyltransferase — MAEEREELSWELFGTASRELAHTIAEDGFAPDLILSIARGGLFVAGALGYALDVKNLHVMNVEFYTGVDQRLDLPVMLPPVPNVVDLTSKKVLIADDVADTGATLKLVRDFCLEHVAEVRSAVVYEKPHSTVKCEYVWRHTDRWINFPWSVLPPVVSREGQVLDA, encoded by the coding sequence ATGGCCGAAGAGCGGGAAGAGCTGAGCTGGGAGCTGTTCGGCACGGCGAGCCGTGAACTGGCTCACACCATCGCCGAAGACGGCTTCGCGCCGGACCTGATCCTGTCCATCGCCCGCGGCGGCCTGTTCGTCGCCGGCGCGCTCGGCTACGCGCTCGACGTGAAGAACCTGCACGTGATGAACGTCGAGTTCTACACCGGCGTCGACCAGCGCCTCGACCTGCCCGTGATGCTGCCGCCGGTGCCGAACGTCGTCGACCTGACGAGCAAGAAGGTGCTGATCGCCGACGACGTCGCCGACACCGGCGCCACCCTCAAGCTGGTCCGCGACTTCTGCCTCGAGCACGTCGCCGAGGTCCGCTCGGCCGTCGTCTACGAGAAGCCGCACTCGACGGTGAAGTGCGAGTACGTCTGGCGGCACACCGACCGCTGGATCAACTTCCCGTGGTCGGTCCTGCCGCCCGTGGTCTCCCGTGAAGGCCAGGTGCTCGATGCCTGA
- a CDS encoding HoxN/HupN/NixA family nickel/cobalt transporter, with protein MAGTTEDSRRGLSRREWVSIGAMAGFVLLLNVVGWGVLTAFVAPHHYALGASGVFGIGLGVTAFTLGMRHAFDADHIAAIDNTTRKLMADGQRPLSVGFWFSLGHSTIVFALCLLLSLGVRALAGQVEDDSSALHQATGVIGTSVSGVFLYVIAILNLVVLVGILRVFRRMRRGDFDEAALEHQLDNRGMMNRLLRGATKAVRKPWHIYPVGLLFGLGFDTATEVGLLVLAAGAATFALPWYAILVLPILFAAGMTLFDTVDGCFMNFAYGWAFAKPVRKIFYNITVTALSVAVALLIGTIELVSILAEKLNIRSGPLAAIASVNLDYVGFGIVGLFMLTWIVALAVWRFGRIEEKWSAKLSG; from the coding sequence ATGGCGGGTACCACGGAGGACTCGCGGCGCGGGCTTTCGCGTCGCGAGTGGGTGTCGATCGGCGCGATGGCCGGCTTCGTCCTGCTGCTGAACGTCGTGGGCTGGGGCGTGCTCACGGCGTTCGTCGCACCGCACCACTACGCGCTGGGCGCGTCCGGCGTGTTCGGCATCGGCCTGGGTGTCACGGCGTTCACGCTCGGCATGCGGCACGCGTTCGACGCCGACCACATCGCCGCGATCGACAACACGACCCGCAAGCTGATGGCCGACGGGCAGCGGCCGCTGTCGGTCGGGTTCTGGTTCTCCCTCGGGCACTCCACGATCGTCTTCGCGCTGTGCCTGCTGCTGTCGCTGGGCGTCCGCGCGCTGGCCGGCCAGGTCGAGGACGACTCGTCGGCGTTGCACCAGGCCACCGGGGTGATCGGGACGTCGGTGTCCGGCGTGTTCCTGTACGTGATCGCCATCCTGAACCTGGTCGTGCTGGTCGGGATCCTGCGGGTCTTCCGGAGGATGCGCCGCGGCGACTTCGACGAAGCCGCGCTGGAGCACCAGCTGGACAACCGCGGGATGATGAACCGGCTGCTGCGCGGCGCGACGAAGGCCGTGCGCAAGCCGTGGCACATCTACCCGGTCGGGCTGCTGTTCGGGCTGGGCTTCGACACCGCGACCGAGGTCGGGCTGCTCGTGCTGGCCGCGGGCGCGGCGACGTTCGCCCTCCCCTGGTACGCGATCCTCGTGCTGCCGATCCTGTTCGCCGCCGGGATGACCCTGTTCGACACCGTGGACGGCTGCTTCATGAACTTCGCCTACGGCTGGGCGTTCGCCAAGCCGGTGCGCAAGATCTTCTACAACATCACGGTGACCGCGCTGTCGGTCGCGGTGGCGCTGCTCATCGGGACCATCGAACTGGTGTCGATCCTCGCCGAGAAGCTGAACATCAGGTCCGGGCCGCTGGCCGCGATCGCCTCGGTGAACCTGGACTACGTCGGGTTCGGGATCGTCGGGCTGTTCATGCTGACCTGGATCGTCGCGCTGGCGGTGTGGCGGTTCGGGCGGATCGAAGAGAAGTGGTCGGCGAAGCTGTCCGGTTGA
- a CDS encoding serine hydrolase domain-containing protein, with translation MLVALTTLTSGASAITSHDPAAGRFDRPQQGFAPPWTTLRDGRPQEVNLDPAPIRAAEDFLAGWTRPDTSGHPHFSGAVGLLAHDGVVVDRYAVGAALRYADAKGTELPAEQQVPMKNDTIFDMASISKLFTSIAVMQLVERGQLTIDTPVSRFFPEFATGDKAAITVKMLLTHVSGFDADPIPSLWAGYPDIPSRRQAVLDSPLKNKPGTTYLYSDINLLTLGFIVEKLTGQSLDKVVHDRITAPLGMTDTGYNPPAAKLDRIAATEFEANPPRGMVRGSVHDENAWSLGGVAGHAGVFSTAGDMATLAQAIVNGGSYRGHRILRQETVRQLLTNYNQQFPDDAHGLGFELDQPWYMGALASPVTAGHTGFTGTTLVIDLESRSFAILLTNRVHPSRSWGSINTARQVWATSLARAMAVRPVAGKDAWTSTLGNTAVATLSTRAFTTQSAQARVSFAAFVDTEGSGDPLQLQASTDGVNWQPIALSVSGPGAPSGIVTSLSGHGHRAWWRAVGTLPQAASLSLRWRYSTDPSYTGRGVSVDGVKVTESGRSLLDGERDPAVFAADGWQLTSR, from the coding sequence GTGCTGGTCGCACTGACCACGTTGACCTCTGGAGCCAGCGCCATCACCAGCCACGATCCGGCGGCCGGCCGCTTCGACCGGCCGCAGCAGGGGTTCGCGCCGCCGTGGACGACGCTGCGCGACGGACGGCCGCAGGAGGTCAACCTCGACCCCGCGCCGATCAGGGCGGCCGAGGACTTCCTGGCCGGCTGGACCAGGCCGGACACCTCAGGGCACCCGCACTTTTCCGGGGCGGTCGGCCTGCTCGCGCACGACGGCGTGGTCGTGGACCGGTACGCCGTCGGCGCCGCCCTGCGGTACGCCGACGCGAAGGGCACCGAACTGCCCGCCGAGCAGCAGGTCCCGATGAAGAACGACACGATCTTCGACATGGCTTCGATCTCGAAGCTGTTCACCTCGATCGCGGTCATGCAGCTGGTCGAACGCGGTCAGCTCACCATCGACACCCCGGTGAGCCGCTTCTTCCCGGAGTTCGCCACCGGCGACAAGGCCGCCATCACGGTCAAGATGCTGCTCACCCACGTCTCCGGCTTCGACGCCGATCCGATCCCGTCGCTCTGGGCCGGCTACCCGGACATCCCGTCGCGCCGGCAGGCCGTCCTCGACAGCCCGCTCAAGAACAAGCCGGGGACGACGTACCTCTACTCCGACATCAACCTGCTGACGCTCGGCTTCATCGTCGAGAAGCTGACCGGCCAGTCCCTCGACAAGGTCGTCCACGACCGGATCACCGCCCCGCTCGGCATGACCGACACCGGGTACAACCCGCCCGCGGCGAAGCTGGACCGGATCGCCGCGACCGAGTTCGAGGCGAACCCGCCGCGCGGGATGGTGCGCGGCAGCGTGCACGACGAGAACGCGTGGTCGCTCGGTGGGGTGGCCGGGCACGCCGGCGTGTTCAGCACGGCCGGCGACATGGCCACCCTCGCCCAGGCGATCGTCAACGGCGGCAGCTACCGCGGGCACCGGATCCTGCGGCAGGAGACCGTCCGGCAGTTGCTGACGAACTACAACCAGCAGTTCCCGGACGACGCGCACGGCCTCGGCTTCGAGCTCGACCAGCCCTGGTACATGGGCGCGCTGGCGTCGCCGGTCACCGCCGGGCACACCGGGTTCACCGGAACGACGCTGGTCATCGACCTCGAGTCGCGGTCGTTCGCGATCCTGCTGACCAACCGGGTGCACCCGAGCCGGAGCTGGGGCTCGATCAACACCGCCCGCCAGGTTTGGGCGACGTCGCTGGCCCGGGCCATGGCGGTGCGGCCGGTGGCCGGGAAGGACGCCTGGACGAGCACGCTGGGTAACACCGCTGTCGCCACGCTCAGTACTCGGGCATTCACCACGCAAAGTGCCCAAGCCCGCGTCTCGTTCGCCGCTTTCGTGGACACCGAGGGCAGCGGAGATCCACTTCAGCTGCAGGCCAGCACCGACGGCGTTAACTGGCAACCGATCGCCCTATCGGTTTCGGGCCCGGGCGCACCCTCCGGAATCGTGACGTCGCTCTCCGGGCACGGACACCGTGCCTGGTGGAGGGCGGTGGGCACGCTGCCGCAGGCGGCGTCGCTGAGTCTCCGCTGGCGTTACAGCACCGACCCGAGTTACACGGGACGAGGTGTTTCGGTCGACGGTGTGAAAGTCACCGAGAGCGGCCGATCACTCCTCGACGGTGAACGAGACCCCGCTGTTTTCGCCGCGGACGGCTGGCAGTTGACCTCTCGGTGA